Proteins encoded within one genomic window of Anabaena sphaerica FACHB-251:
- a CDS encoding YqaE/Pmp3 family membrane protein has translation MKLTRLLLGLFLPPVGVFLTVGVSPTLIINILLTLLGWLPGSIHALWVITKHEERLNRGEGI, from the coding sequence ATGAAATTAACTCGTTTGCTGCTTGGTTTATTCTTACCCCCGGTAGGTGTATTTCTTACAGTTGGTGTTAGTCCAACTTTGATCATTAACATTTTGCTCACCCTTCTCGGTTGGCTTCCTGGAAGTATTCATGCACTTTGGGTAATTACTAAGCATGAAGAAAGACTGAATAGGGGAGAAGGTATTTAG
- a CDS encoding phage holin family protein, with product MLATFLTALATALSLLIVDIIFPGVDIANFPAALIVALAIGLINSGVKPIIATLSLPLTFVTLGGFSLVVNGICFWLASVLVPGFRVQGIIAFILAPVVLSLANTFISKYFAERNLELQSNTNITTES from the coding sequence ATGTTGGCGACATTCTTAACCGCACTCGCTACAGCATTAAGCTTGTTAATTGTTGATATCATTTTTCCAGGTGTTGATATCGCCAATTTTCCCGCAGCTTTAATTGTGGCTTTAGCTATTGGTTTAATTAATAGTGGAGTTAAACCAATTATCGCTACCCTATCTTTACCATTGACATTTGTGACGTTAGGTGGATTTTCTTTAGTCGTCAATGGCATCTGTTTTTGGTTAGCATCAGTTTTAGTTCCTGGGTTTAGAGTTCAGGGAATTATCGCTTTTATTCTCGCTCCCGTAGTCCTATCTTTGGCTAATACATTCATCAGTAAATACTTTGCTGAAAGGAATCTGGAATTACAAAGCAATACTAATATTACGACCGAATCTTAA